The region gtgtgtgtgtgatatgcctgtgtgtgtgtgtctgtgtgtgtgtgatatatctgtgtgtgtgtgtgtgtgtgtgtgatatatctgtgtgtgtgtgtgtgtgtgtgtgtgatatatctgtgtgtgtgtgtgtggtatgtctgtgtgtgtgtgtgtgtgtgtgtgatatgtctgtctgtgtgtgtgtgtgtgtgatatgtctgtgtgtgtgtgtgtgtgtgtgtgtgtgtgtgtgtgcggtgctGCAGACCTGCGTCGGATCACAGCTGGGTTCCTGGGCATGGCGGCAGCAGTCTTACTGTGTGGAAGCATCGTGGCGTCCGTTGGGTTCTTCTGGGAGGAGAGTCTGACGCAGCATGTGTCCGGACTGCTGTTCCTCATGGCAGgtaacacacctgtgtgtgtgtgtgtgtgcgctgatGCTCCCTGTCGCCTTCTGCTGGTCCCAGTCTGGACCTGGTGTGGGACGCACTGAGCAGGACGATCTCCACCGGCTGCTGAGATTAAACTCCCTTAAAGTTTAGATGATAGTCCACTCAGACTGAGGACTGAGGTGGACTGAGGACTGTCTGGCGCCATGAGTcggacacagggacacacagcgGGTGTGCTCTGTGCCTCAGCAGGTGATGAAGTTCTGTCTCGTGGGACCAGGTGAGCTGGGACCGGCGCTCTCAGACCTGTGATGGATAACGCTCTCTCATCTGTTCTCAGGGATCTTCTGCACCATCTCTCTGTGCACGTACGCAGCCAGCGTGACCTACGACCTCTCCAGAAACCCTCCCTTCATCTACGGTCTGCCGGCCGACGTGGACCACGGTTACGGCTGGTCCATCTGCTGCGCCTGGGCCAGCCTGGGCCTGACCGTGGCCTCCGGCTGCCTCGGTACCACCTTTCCCTTCCTGAGCCAGGCCAGAGCCCTGCGATCCAAAACCGCCCGTGAGTCCTCCGTCTGAGCCGCCGGCTCCGCCCGCCCAGAGGAGGAGCGTGGGTCGGGGCCGCGGCGGCCTCAGAGCAGACGGCGGGCCGTCGgcctccagctgaagccgtggGAGTTCAAACCGTGTTCAGTGATTCGCACTTTTAATCTGATGCAAAGTGTTTGTAACAGACATGTCTCTGCAccgcagcgccccctgctgACTGCTGCACACTGCTGTGGTGTCTCTGATGTGAACTGTACCATCTgcttattaacacacacacacacacacacacacacacacacacacacacacacagtcagcctgAGACTAAACGTCTTTAAATCGAGTTTCAGCTTAATGACAGTTTCatatctgtgttgttgtttggggGATTTCACTGATTCACGT is a window of Toxotes jaculatrix isolate fToxJac2 chromosome 4, fToxJac2.pri, whole genome shotgun sequence DNA encoding:
- the tmem178 gene encoding transmembrane protein 178A isoform X2, with translation MAAAVLLCGSIVASVGFFWEESLTQHVSGLLFLMAGIFCTISLCTYAASVTYDLSRNPPFIYGLPADVDHGYGWSICCAWASLGLTVASGCLGTTFPFLSQARALRSKTARESSV